DNA from Megachile rotundata isolate GNS110a chromosome 8, iyMegRotu1, whole genome shotgun sequence:
GAACTCAACGTCTATGTCAAGAACATCGTTGTAGATTATCTAAGATGGATCACATATTTTTAACAAGTCTTAATTGGAAGAATGTGGGGGGACTAGTAGGTTTAATATTAACTGCACAAGATAATGGAGTATCACATGTAAATATTCATGCTCCTGAAGGAATAGAAACCTTTGTAGATACAGTTAAATCATTTATATctttaaataatatgaaaatttcttaCCCTTCTATCACTACATCAGAACCATTTAAAGATAATATAATGACAATTCATTATGTTCCATTAACAAAATCTTTAAAAGATACTGAGGAAAATATAGATGAAAATCAATATGAATTAAATACAAATGGTAAAAGACTTACAAATAGTGAAACAAGCATGGAAAATTATATCAATACAGGAAAAAGGATAAAAATTGCTCCAGAAGTAGTGTGTTATATTTGTGAAGTTCACCCAAAACGtggaaaattattaatagataAATGTTTAGAATATGGTATAGAAGCTGGTCCAGAGAGGAGATTGTTAAAAGACGGAGGAAGCATTACTAAAGAAGATGGAACAGTTATTGAAAGCAAAGATGTTTGTGAACCTGATGGTCCAAAAACTACTTTTATAGGTACATTGACTTATTTCTTTGtatattaattcttaaattttatgttCAAGAAAGGATTTAtgatcatattcatacaattggtatctttaatgtttaatattatagtaatacTTTATTTGATTAGTTTCTTTAAGTATCAATTGTGTTAATGATTGTttgttttatgtaaaataatttaaagtaaacattttgtttaataaaaatataaagtcttcataatataattacatattaaagTTCTGTATAAAGTGGAAGATTATAGAAACTATTTATTAAGAATTtcatttagaaataaattttttttactattttcacgAGTTCTATTTTTAGTTATAGAGTGCCCAAATgaagaatatataaattctcTAGTAAATCACCCTGCTTTTTCAAAATATCAACAACcaataataaaagaagaaaacgaAATTTGTGCTATATTTCATTTCACTCCGGAAGAAATTTACAATGATGTACGATATCAAAATTGGATAGAAAAATTTCCATTTGAAACAgaacatataatttttaatgaggACAATACTTGTATGAGTAGTGAAGCTGTTCATAAGAATCAATATTTGTTACATATGTTGCATTCTGAAATATTTCCCTTATTGAGTACGGATTgctttaaagaaaataaaaaggtaagatatttataaatgaaaaatgatcaaaaaagatactaaataatgttaattGTTTGTACTGAAAATAATCTAACAGAAGTTTTACAGAtttaaatagttaaaaatatttgattttagaCAAAAAGTGATTATATTCATCGTGCTAGAGCACTACAAACAATAAAAGTACGTCCAGTACTTGAGGCTTTAGTTACTACTGATATTCATCAAAGACAAAGTGTGTACCTACAAGaactttataaaattcctgACATTGAAGACAAGTTAAAGGAATTGAAAATTGCTATTGACGCAAAGAAAGAAGAGCTTAATTTAACTAACACTTCCGATTATCCAAAAATTGTAATGTTAGGTACTGGTTGCAGTGTGCCAAGTAAAGTTAGAAATACAAGTGGTATTCTTTTAAGAATTGATGAAGGTACTAGTATCTTGTTGGATTGTGGAGAAGGTACCCTTGGCCAGATAATTAGGTTTTATGGATATTCAGAATGTGATCAAATTTTACGTACTATTAAGGTAGGTATctctaataaaaataagaaaaataaagaaaatttatacattttgatataagaatttcatgtaaaatttttttttcacaggcgattTATGTATCTCATATACACGCAGATCATCACTTAGGTCTTATTGGTATATTGTTAAGGAGAAAAAAGTTAAcaaatgataaattatttttactagtaCCGACGCAAATAATGTCTTGGTTGAATTTCTACAATAATCGATTTCAGTGTATTTCAGACCAATATGCTCTAATCAATAATTATGATTTGTATTTAAACGCCTGTCAATTGTCTACATCTTTCCAACTAACATTATACAAAACATTGAACGTTAAAGATATTAATACTATTTTTGTTAATCACTGTAAATATGCATATGGTATTGCAATTACCCTAAAAGATGATAAAAAGATTGTTTATAGGTAAGatagaattatttaagaaaataatttcacAGTAAATCAAATAATCATTGTTATCGTTTTTATTTTAGCGGTGACACTATGTTTTGTAGAAATCTTATAACATTGGGTCAAAATTGTGATTTATTGATACATGAAGCGACAATGGACGATGGTCGTGAATCTTTGGCAAAACGTAAACTTCATTCAACGACATCTGAAGCGATAAATGCTGGAAAACATATGAATGCAAAATTCACTTTATTAACACATTTTAGTCAACGTTATTCAAAGATTCCTGCTATTCCAGAACAAGGATTAAATGTAGGACTTGCTTACGATTTTATGGAGATTAAATTACCACAACTACCATTGTTACCTCTTTTTTATCCAAGTTTGAAAGTGATGTTTGAGGTGTATAATAAAGTAGAGAATTGAACAACAGACATAtactaatttgtgaattttgtataTCTTAAACAATATAACTTAAACAACAATAActtaaacaatattattttgttactgactttgttatttatttttatttaaacaaacgaAAAATTGAAGGTCTAGCATggattatatttgtatgataagagtatttttaatttagattacgcttgtacaataaaaatatagtgtTTGAAAAAAAGGATATTAGACAAATTTTACTCAGTAGATCTTTAATAGCagaatttattgtttatgtAATGCGCTTAATTTATCCCGCTTTCCTCAGTATgataaataacataaattacaGATAATTTCGTTGAAATAACGatcttaatattaatttcatttatgtataaaaaataGAGAGCAGATAACAAAGTATCGTATAAAAGATAAAAGGcatatcaaaaaataatttttctcttcatgtcgaattagaaatttcaatatacttcaaaaatattgaaactcgacaaaaaagagaaaaatcTTACAAGCTAATTGATAGATTACATGCTGATAAAATTGGTATATCAAACAGTATAAAATGTgtgctttcaattttttttctgaGCGGGTTCcgatataaattttctttttcggAAAAATACCTGTAAGAATGTTTCGACCATTACACAGCTCACGGAATGTAAAATCCTTACGTAGAAAAAGCGTGGTCTCAAATTACATAGATTAATTCGATTAttgcatcaatttttttttaaaggcaTATACACTAGATAGCAGGTTTACACTAATGACACATTTGTGCGTTTATGTTAGTATATGTCTGAGTAATAAAAAACAACTGTATTTATTGTATGGAATGATTATTTTTATCGACTGAAAACTTACGTTACTTATTGACATACCACGAAATATGCTGTCTAGTGTATGTAGAGTTTTacagaaattcaaatattaggattaatactaatattaatgCAAAGACTAGAAAACTAAATTCTTTTTAAACACTTAAACGATTggctaaattatttttgtttaattttactttttatgtaattaacacAACTAATTACagattatgaaaaatataaaatagttatttacaaaactaataatgactgtaaataattaatattagcaatttcaattagaaacataatattattataatgctTCAGTGTCACGTAGCAAAAGAATTAGAAAAAGTACATTATTAGTATCTGTATATAATATTACCAATCAGTTAAGTGTTTTAGttaacttgaaaaataaataatattccaaATGAAAAATTGAGTTAAAAGGATAAATCTCAATTTTCTGGTCAAAAAATTCTTCAGTTACtttatctgtaaaaataataagtcagtattaaatatttctttaaattattaagaaatgatgttttaattgttaattactcTGTAAACATGTGAGTGATCAGTCTTATACGATATTTTATAAATGGAGAAAGTTACAGTTAGACGTATAAAATTAATTCCACAGTGTACTCCTAATTAAGTACTTGATACGAGCTTTTCCCATACTTGTAAATATCATATTAGATTACATTGAAGCTATAAAAAGGGCAGTAAGTTTTAGCTATGTTCTTTTGAAACTTCAACCTAACATAAgtcttatattttaatttttttcatctgtcatgttaaataaaatatacgcaAAAGAAGATGAAACTTAAAAACAAATTACTTGAACTACGTATTTACTTCTCCAATTTAACTTTTGTTACTAAGTTCGGATATTAtatctattaaatattaatcttttaaataaatacatgaaATAAGTTTCAAGAGAACATAGATTATGTATGATCATTTAGATGATTAAAATTCCCATTTTGTAGCAGACTCATAATCTGTTTCTCCAAGACGCAATGCTCCATTCTTTCCAGCAGTAAGGTATCTTCCATCAATGTGTTTAATACAAATTCGAGAAGGTTCTCGTAATTCCAAATAAAAGCCATCAGAAGGTACATCAGAATCCACAGTTACACCTTCGCTATCTGCATGCCAGTACTTGTTATTTTGGCCTAAAAGAAATGAAGCTTATAAACAAATTTGTGCAGAAACATAATTCTCATTATAAAACCTTCTTGCCAACAATGTAGCtctcaacttttaaatttcaagattgcTCTGCAGATACTTACCTTTAAATCTAACAATTCCGCGTTCACATCTTTCTACTCTGATAGTCTCATAGATAGCTTTATTGCATTCTAACTTTGGACTAGATGCACTTTTAGGTCCTACAAATCCTTGTTCACAACGTAGAACTAAAACAGGTCTGTTCATTAAGTAGAAATAATATTTGCTAACATCTGAATCCAATCCATTTACAGAATCCGCATTAGCATAGAGATGTCCAGAACGCTTTGTTGCTAAGAATTTTCCATTGTTAGCACGCAAAGCTACTGTACCGTCCTCTGATTGCCAGATCAAATCAAATAAAGCGTTAGAAGAACGTTTGTGCTCTGATGCTTGGATTCCTCCACCAGCTTCAAGACTCCAGTAACGATCTTGCATGGTACGTATGTACCACCGTTTAGTTACACGATCAAATTCCAGTTGGAAAGTTTCATGGCCAGAAATCTCATCTTGATTAGCTGTCACATCAACTCCTAGAACCACAATGGATGCTGATGCTATCTAAAGAGgcttttaacattatttttaattatttaaaactttaataaattgaaaattttttatgaaaaataagaaataaataaaacgtttaatttaaaattccaataactgcatattataataaattataattagaactTTACAACAAACAATTCcattaaacattaataaaataaagattttacttaaaaagcaaagcaataattaaagtaatcaaaaattgttcaaatgtgAGATACCTTGTTTTACAGAAACGTATCGTTGATTTAAAGCAGCAACAAAAGAAGCTTGCGGTAGTGATTCTTCTAAAGAAAATAATTCATCTCTCGTTACTGTTGTTGATCTCGATTTTAATACAGCTTTGCTTCCAATGGGTGCCAAATATGCGCCATACAAATCTCTTTAATtcattacattaattttattattatattttatttatatttatattacaattaaagaattgggaaattacatGAAGAAATTGTTTTCTTAAAAAAGATCAAATTTAAATGATAGAAATTAAACAATCGTAAGATgatagaaatatatttctaaataaaaaaaaacttttatattttataatttctttaaagTTCAATATTGacagaaaattttaattcacaACAAATACCCAATTGAAATTGCGTTCTGAAATATAATCAAACTCATTAAATATAATCCAGAACTGCTTTTATTTCTagtattttgataaattttactattttattttattttaaaagatatatttaattagcagaaaataattcatttttaatgaaaattatattaagataaaatctattttaattgaaaatgtttaattataattaattataatagaaCAAAGCAAAAACAAATTCAAAATAACAAATCAAGGATagcatttcaaatttatttacaatggaGATATTAAAAAGCAACGTGAATCTTTAGTATTTTATAATCACATCATGAAAAAGTGCTTTAATGcagtaaataaaaagaatattattaGGACTAACCTGAGTGCAAGTAATCCAGCATGGAACTCAGCCGCATAAAGGCAATCTCTTGTACAAGAATCTAGGAGTTTTCCATCGCGTGcaagatatttattattacaagtaTGAAGAGCATAATGACCACCTTCAAATTTAGTATGTTCTGGACCATCATCTTCTATTGAAGAAGGACGAAATTCTAAAGTAAAAAGTGTATCTTCTCCCCAAGGAACTGGTGCGTCTACATGAATTTCATCTTGTGTTGCACTTAAATGAGCAAAACGTTTTCTTCCAGCAGATTTTAAATTTACCTGCAAAATAAGTTGATTAACAAAATCTTTACCTAAGAATATGAATAATGTTATATGAGGTAGAAAAATTGAAGTTGTAAAAGAACAAATTATGTATCATTACAATATTACAGAAAAGATTCTATTAAATGTATTGcagaaaaacaaaagaaagagtattaaaattaagactgataaaaattcaaaaaaagttaaataaaacaaaaggaGGTCAACTAGTGAAGAGTAAAAGAGACTTAACAACAAAAACAAACAACACAAAAAGAACAGAATATACAAATAAAAGTGGTTCTAACCATATGATCATAAATAAAGTAAAGTATCTTTAGtaatcaaataaatataattaatggttattaaaatattataattctatATATAAGAACATATTACATTCATAAAATACATTCAActttaataaacaaaaaattacttacttgggGTCTAGCAGCAAGATGTACAAGCCAATATTCAGCTTCACCTGGAGCTTTGGCTGTACATTTAAGTTCATCTTGACTCGAACCCAGGAAATATCCCCTTTGAATGTTTTTTAAAGCCCATCTTCCACttcctaatttaaaataaaaaaattcatttttatgtaaACATAATTACatctatatattttatatttcttttttttatttttatacataattgtttgaaactttaataacaataaaaatctatataagtgtatttaaattaattttataaaaaataaagtatttaattaatcAATTCAGATTTGTAAATGCTTGaagtttcatttcatttttgtattaatattagaatattatatgaaaactatatcaaatttttaataccatCAGAAGCTAGTTGAATTTGAAAAGCACAACCAGGATCACTAGGATCTTCTGCTTCACAGGTAACATTTCCAAATTGATCCACTGCCAAATAACGATCTAAATGGGATCGGAGGAACACTTGCTGCTCGCTACCTTCTAAAGTCCACAATTGCTTTTTCTTCAAACTTGAGccatttgcatttattttaaatcCAAAAGTTTCAGCTGTAAGGTACTTAAACTTTCCATTTATTAATCCGacctaaaaataattaaataatattaaacaaaaataaatttttgtttaggtattattactaaaattagagaattgttattttcaaaaaatgtaaattaattatgGATAAAAactcttaatttcttttatgattTTGTCAAATTCAGTCAGATTCATATACAGTGTCTTCAGCTTACCTAATATGATATCAAACTTAATACAGGAAGATATATAAACTTcgctaatttcaaattttgaataaaaatacaaCAATTAAAAATGGCGGACTATAATATAAAAAGATGTGCGAcaatttgcataaaattgtatacctacagatttattaaattattgattaCGAATTTGGTATAAGAGTACACAATTTGATGCAAATTTACGTACATTTCacgtaaaattgattttaaaataaaaaaataaaaccatTGTATCTgacaaaatttgatttttcacattttctaaaCATTGTGAATACCTATTAGATTTTACAAATAGGAAAAATCGGGATGAAAATGTCAAAAAGTATGATTTAATAAATAGTAACGAAAAAAAGTACAGACGGTCTCATTAAACATGTATCAAAAGGTTAATAAGGGATGAAGTTAAGGTAAGGATGGGGTTAAATTagtcaataatattttaatgtaatgtTGTGAAGGTTTTAACGAAGGGTTAAATTAGTTAAGTCGATAATTTTTGTAGTATGTTATTAAGGTTACCCTGAGTAGTATTGCAAAGGTTTTAACGAAGGAgttaaataatgtttattaaacGAAAATGGTGTTCGGAAACTTTTAATgacaactttttaataaatggaGACTAGCAACTAAAACTTTCACACTACTCAGGACATTAACCTTGACAACATACTTCAAGGTTATTGAAGTCAGCGGTGTCTTTCTTTTTATGAGTGTATATCTTATTTTTCTCACTGTCagcagaaaattttaatattaattctgtaaatattatttgaatttcaaagcATGTCTACGTAGCCGGCCTAGCTTGACCTGATTGATACAGTTAAATATACcgttacaattaataattttgtattttttaaatatttgttataaattcaAGATAGAACAGTTCCTATAAAatccaaaaatagaaaaatatgtaGAATAATATTATCTGAacggaaaagaaataaaaataagtgatttttaaataattaataattaccgtCCATCCCGTTTTTTCGTTCGCATTTTCAGAACCAATATTCTCAGAACCGTTCGCCTGCATCATTTACTCCGTTTGATTAATAGATAGATTAGGAATATGTGCCGTAAAAATTCCACGGATTTATTTCTGCAATAATAAAGTACAAATCACATATTATGTATTGgaaaacaattatattatattggaATAAGCagataatttaaattacaattatttgtagataattaataacagaatttattattttaaaacttggTAAAATCGtacttttctcttcttttttgaaaaatatacttTTCAGTCAATTTCGAGAAAAATAATGATTAAATatctattttaataaacttgaataaacagacatataaatatataaaaagaaaacaaagatTATAGAAAAAATTGTCTGTAGCGAAATTTGAAACCACATCCTTCCATTTATAAGGCCAAAGCGTTTCTCGATCAACTTAATCTACGTCGTAGTACAAAAATTCTTTTCGATGCACTTTATTTAAATACCAGAAATTTTTTAAGCTATTTCTCGAAATTCGATGAAATGCATATTTCGCTATTTGAATAAATCAATTCCCTAGTAATAACTATTCATTAGGGGAGATACAAATCGAAACAAGAAAATGAACATCTCACCGACCTCTCATaaatgatttctgaataattattattcgtCTACATGTAAATATATCGTGCCAGAGTAATGTTTAAAGCAATAGTCGTGTTTGAAAACTTCTTGTACGGAAGTACAGACAGACATGTCTGACCTACCCGGAAATGTACTTATGTAGAGATAACGCGCTTCTTAATTTCGAACATCGCTACTTTTATCCCAAAATTCTTTTCTCCCCGAGAGATTTTATTTTCAACCCTCGACTCGATGACTCATTTCTACGTGGCTTCCGCCTGGGTGGGGCCAACATCTCCAACGGGAACATGTTAAAAGGACTATTTCGTcctttgtacattttatttgtgTTCTCGCAGAAATATCAATTATCTTCATTAATTTCAACACAAAGtacataatacatttttttagttacaaattgttttatttcgaacttaaaatttaaataatctcAATTTAAATACCTACGAAGTATTTACCTATCTGAATCTGTCAAGtacatatgaaattaattttatttatttgtgacTTTTCACAAGTGAATAatcaattgaataattgataaCATAATTAAATTCAAGTAAATATATGCAATTTAAATGCTCACAAAAAAACTTGACATTCAGAACTTATTAACGGTAAACAAAATCAATAATATGATAAGAAAGGCAGAACAATGAGCGAAGCTccgtttgttaaattaaaataggCTACCTTCGAATCACTTTAAATTTAAAGTGACATAAGTGACCGTGCACGAATCGGAAacagaaaatttgaattataaatatgaaatacaagGTACATAGTTAGAATATAAGCGATAATAACTGTTCAATGTAATTTTACACTCGGATGTTCTAAACAGTATATTTGAGTTCTTAATATTCGAATATCGTCTCATGCatttaaaatggaaaaatattcGAATACCTCGAACGAATATCTATCGAGAAAGACAATTAAACGACAAATAGTAATATATCATTTTCCCCGAGGGTGGGAAGATAATTTCCGCTAATCTAGTGACAGCACATGACAAGCGAAAAACAACTGTGCAAATTTACAAAAGCACAGTTAAAGTGTGTGACTttaataaacgaataaataaatatataagggTATACCTATTGCAGAcgaaataataacaattttttaaaaggcGTTATATTCTTGTTGCTAAGTAGATCTACGGATAAAGTCGTCAAAGACAAGAAAGATGTGTGTATATACCTGTCGTGGAATAACACTGAAAAAGTAACAGACAAAAGTACGCGAGAGAAGTACAAGTCACGAACGGCGAATTATATTCGTCACAACACAGATACCCAGCAACTGACTTAACTCGCTTGTTCTTCTCCGACTGTGTTAAGATCCCGCAGGATTTCCAACGCATGCGCAGCATCTGATTCCACTATAGAATCAGGACTGTGAATAGAATCGAAGCGTCCATAGTAGATGTTACAGGACTTCCGTATTTATTTATCGTCGCAGTCGATTCTTAGTAATCGAGTTATGAAAACGATCCAagttattaaaatcaaaatatacaagATACGATCAAATATATCGATTGTTATTtcctaataaaaattttacatacaATAAATAAGACAAACCGGACACGAGTTTTGGGCATTGTATACGGCCCTGTTAAATTCTGCCGGAATATCGCGCGTGCGCTGGTTTAATAAGGGGGTCGTGAATGATAGGGGATACAGAAAGAGGAAAAGGTGGGGAACAAGCATACATCGAACTGTCGGCTTTCTGAAGGACCGTGAACCGTAGATCGACGACCCTACTTTTGTCATCGCTGTTTTCCCACTAGCAATGTCACAttcttatttcaattttacatcTTTCATTTCAATTTCCATGCGTTTCTAATTTTAGACaccattcattattttattttcgtacTAACTACAGTTAATCtaccaaaatatttcaaaataattttttatgttatacaCACATGTAGACGCAGTCAGGGCCGCCGCGTATAGGTGTTCAAGTTCACCGCACAAGGGCGGTCAATCGCAGGGGCGGCATTTTGATTGATTATACacgaaaaaaaatttatttttatagcgtCATTTAAGGAATTGTAGAATTAGATATACAATGTATTTATAATGTAGATTTATTTGCAATATATGCGTTATTGATATGcataaaatgaagaaaaataataataatatagtagaCTCGCATTTTATCACCATGCTTTGTataatctcgcgttatatcaccacatttCGAATAAtctcgtgttatatcaccacgcgctaaATAATCTcgtattatatcaccacgtgctGAATAAtctcgttatatcaccacatgtTGAATAATCTCGCGATATATCACCAGACGCTGAATAAtctcgttatatcaccacatgtCGAATAACCccgtgttatatcaccatgcgtcgtataatctcgcgttatatcgccataagtgttataaccacgcgttatataatctctcattatattgcaatGTGCTGCTGCATGCGTTATGTAATCTTTCATTATATCATCATATACTACGTTTCgtatcctcgcgttatatagcctcaAGTCTACATTGGCTTTAGAATTTTGCTAATCTTATAATAAAAGATGGAATTAAGTTTTTTATGTTACAGAAAAagacatttgcaaaatttaaattacatattcTTATAATAATCTATTTCGCTGTtttgtcaaaaaaaaaaaaacatgtaTTTTTTCCAATCCGataatttgtaacaaatttacattttataccGTCTTTTTTCGTGAAAGAAATATATACTTACATAATTAGCAATTTAATCCTCTTAGATACAGTTAAACGCTATACAGTTATTTCGTCCTCTTTATGTTGCGATGTAAACTT
Protein-coding regions in this window:
- the RNaseZ gene encoding ribonuclease Z isoform X1, coding for MFQQFMYFCKHFVRYQHTKNDVKTIRLIGEYNKIIMKQKKQLKLLSSMNNNSKIQVVGSGAPGTPAFMMFFTEQINYLFNCGEGTQRLCQEHRCRLSKMDHIFLTSLNWKNVGGLVGLILTAQDNGVSHVNIHAPEGIETFVDTVKSFISLNNMKISYPSITTSEPFKDNIMTIHYVPLTKSLKDTEENIDENQYELNTNGKRLTNSETSMENYINTGKRIKIAPEVVCYICEVHPKRGKLLIDKCLEYGIEAGPERRLLKDGGSITKEDGTVIESKDVCEPDGPKTTFIVIECPNEEYINSLVNHPAFSKYQQPIIKEENEICAIFHFTPEEIYNDVRYQNWIEKFPFETEHIIFNEDNTCMSSEAVHKNQYLLHMLHSEIFPLLSTDCFKENKKTKSDYIHRARALQTIKVRPVLEALVTTDIHQRQSVYLQELYKIPDIEDKLKELKIAIDAKKEELNLTNTSDYPKIVMLGTGCSVPSKVRNTSGILLRIDEGTSILLDCGEGTLGQIIRFYGYSECDQILRTIKAIYVSHIHADHHLGLIGILLRRKKLTNDKLFLLVPTQIMSWLNFYNNRFQCISDQYALINNYDLYLNACQLSTSFQLTLYKTLNVKDINTIFVNHCKYAYGIAITLKDDKKIVYSGDTMFCRNLITLGQNCDLLIHEATMDDGRESLAKRKLHSTTSEAINAGKHMNAKFTLLTHFSQRYSKIPAIPEQGLNVGLAYDFMEIKLPQLPLLPLFYPSLKVMFEVYNKVEN
- the RNaseZ gene encoding ribonuclease Z isoform X2 — protein: MMFFTEQINYLFNCGEGTQRLCQEHRCRLSKMDHIFLTSLNWKNVGGLVGLILTAQDNGVSHVNIHAPEGIETFVDTVKSFISLNNMKISYPSITTSEPFKDNIMTIHYVPLTKSLKDTEENIDENQYELNTNGKRLTNSETSMENYINTGKRIKIAPEVVCYICEVHPKRGKLLIDKCLEYGIEAGPERRLLKDGGSITKEDGTVIESKDVCEPDGPKTTFIVIECPNEEYINSLVNHPAFSKYQQPIIKEENEICAIFHFTPEEIYNDVRYQNWIEKFPFETEHIIFNEDNTCMSSEAVHKNQYLLHMLHSEIFPLLSTDCFKENKKTKSDYIHRARALQTIKVRPVLEALVTTDIHQRQSVYLQELYKIPDIEDKLKELKIAIDAKKEELNLTNTSDYPKIVMLGTGCSVPSKVRNTSGILLRIDEGTSILLDCGEGTLGQIIRFYGYSECDQILRTIKAIYVSHIHADHHLGLIGILLRRKKLTNDKLFLLVPTQIMSWLNFYNNRFQCISDQYALINNYDLYLNACQLSTSFQLTLYKTLNVKDINTIFVNHCKYAYGIAITLKDDKKIVYSGDTMFCRNLITLGQNCDLLIHEATMDDGRESLAKRKLHSTTSEAINAGKHMNAKFTLLTHFSQRYSKIPAIPEQGLNVGLAYDFMEIKLPQLPLLPLFYPSLKVMFEVYNKVEN
- the singed gene encoding fascin domain-containing protein singed gives rise to the protein MMQANGSENIGSENANEKTGWTVGLINGKFKYLTAETFGFKINANGSSLKKKQLWTLEGSEQQVFLRSHLDRYLAVDQFGNVTCEAEDPSDPGCAFQIQLASDGSGRWALKNIQRGYFLGSSQDELKCTAKAPGEAEYWLVHLAARPQVNLKSAGRKRFAHLSATQDEIHVDAPVPWGEDTLFTLEFRPSSIEDDGPEHTKFEGGHYALHTCNNKYLARDGKLLDSCTRDCLYAAEFHAGLLALRDLYGAYLAPIGSKAVLKSRSTTVTRDELFSLEESLPQASFVAALNQRYVSVKQGVDVTANQDEISGHETFQLEFDRVTKRWYIRTMQDRYWSLEAGGGIQASEHKRSSNALFDLIWQSEDGTVALRANNGKFLATKRSGHLYANADSVNGLDSDVSKYYFYLMNRPVLVLRCEQGFVGPKSASSPKLECNKAIYETIRVERCERGIVRFKGQNNKYWHADSEGVTVDSDVPSDGFYLELREPSRICIKHIDGRYLTAGKNGALRLGETDYESATKWEF